One Aegilops tauschii subsp. strangulata cultivar AL8/78 chromosome 7, Aet v6.0, whole genome shotgun sequence genomic window carries:
- the LOC109778886 gene encoding uncharacterized protein has translation MGTIRGAAEKERSHLVNPVTGEQAALPDVTTMGTIHADCAGFHYALEIERFVQVRLGSPHPPSLRGPVWEAVGPRSSLTLAGTQMLQYFYGKVVLSASPHPGCYAAMLILHRDFGAPAFASAEDPVWRLAPSPDAIDDAIHHDGRFYSVTCSGVVQAWKPDPGVDGEMTGTAVAPRLTLADQDKAAESATPRLTDNYSMCHKYLVAAPDGRLMVYVLDGAAGQWEETHDIGQAALFVGLNNSLCVSTKEHAGLRAGRVYFTDDELEHAAWRTEERNRYLYGRRGFQKRCIGVYDLKSGRMKKVRSSVERPSFWPPAAWFTPSTVST, from the exons ATGGGTACGATACGAGGGGCAGCAGAAAAAGAAAGGTCGCACCTCGTCAACCCGGTCACTGGCGAGCAGGCGGCGCTGCCGGACGTCACCACCATGGGGACGATCCACGCCGACTGTGCCGGATTCCATTACGCTCTGGAGATCGAACGCTTCGTGCAGGTCCGCTTGGGCAGCCCGCACCCTCCTAGTCTCAGGGGCCCGGTATGGGAGGCAGTCGGGCCGCGCTCGTCGCTCACGCTCGCCGGTACCCAGATGCTCCAGTACTTCTACGGCAAGGTCGTCCTCTCGGCCTCCCCGCACCCGGGCTGCTACGCCGCGATGCTCATCCTGCACAGGGACTTCGGCGCCCCGGCCTTCGCGTCGGCGGAGGACCCCGTGTGGCGCCTGGCGCCCTCGCCCGACGCCATCGACGACGCCATCCACCACGACGGCCGGTTCTACTCCGTCACGTGCTCGGGCGTCGTGCAGGCGTGGAAGCCCGACCCTGGTGTCGACGGCGAGATGACCGGCACGGCGGTCGCGCCGAGGCTGACGCTGGCGGATCAGGACAAGGCGGCGGAGTCGGCAACCCCGAGGCTGACGGACAATTACTCGATGTGCCACAAGTACCTGGTGGCGGCGCCGGACGGCCGGCTGATG GTGTACGTCCTCGACGGCGCGGCGGGGCAGTGGGAGGAGACCCACGACATCGGCCAGGCGGCCCTGTTCGTCGGGCTGAACAACTCGCTGTGCGTGTCGACGAAGGAGCACGCCGGGCTCAGGGCCGGCCGCGTCTACTTCACCGACGACGAGCTGGAGCACGCGGCGTGGCGCACGGAGGAGCGCAATCGCTATCTCTACGGCAGGCGTGGCTTCCAGAAGCGGTGCATCGGGGTTTACGACCTCAAGAGCGGCAGGATGAAGAAGGTCAGGTCGTCCGTGGAGCGGCCCAGCTTCTGGCCGCCGGCAGCCTGGTTCACGCCTTCGACGGTCTCAACGTAG